The Helianthus annuus cultivar XRQ/B chromosome 16, HanXRQr2.0-SUNRISE, whole genome shotgun sequence genome includes a window with the following:
- the LOC110907046 gene encoding uncharacterized protein LOC110907046, translating to MADSKLHPAVTVANIKASIPIILDNEAADYNMWSELFRIHCTAYLVSDHLSPRPKPAAQATSSEKQPADPPAADSWERLDAIVLQWIYGTISPGLLKTVIKSKTTAYDAWKAIEALFQDNKATRALYLKQKFANTRLENFSSMHAYCQELKVLAGQLQSVDAPVDESDLVLQTLAGLIEQYETVQTVIQNTKPLPSFLEVRSQLCMSETTKANQALHSSNQAATSLHTQSRTTPPPATQPSPPVDFRSDYSRGRGRSRDRGRRHAPFNQTTNRSLSSNAAYSLAPQHPISRKKAPILRCNSSGDLYPLTTNFIKSPTSPIALAAITQERWHQRLGHPGTNFLHSLKSSSFINFMTYGHHQF from the exons ATGGCCGATTCCAAGCTTCATCCCGCTGTAACGGTGGCTAACATCAAAGCCTCTATTCCGATCATCCTGGATAACGAGGCAGCCGACTACAATATGTGGTCCGAGTTGTTTCGCATCCACTGCACCGCCTACCTCGTGTCTGATCACCTTTCTCCACGTCCCAAACCCGCTGCCCAAGCTACTTCTTCTGAAAAGCAACCCGCTGACCCTCCTGCTGCCGATTCATGGGAGCGTCTGGACGCCATAGTTCTTCAATGGATCTATGGCACCATATCTCCAGGCCTCCTTAAAACCGTCATCAAAAGCAAAACAACCGCTTACGATGCTTGGAAAGCCATTGAAGCTTTGTTCCAAGATAACAAAGCCACTCGTGCCCTTTACCTCAAACAGAAGTTTGCTAACACTAGGTTAGAAAACTTTTCTTCTATGCATGCTTATTGTCAAGAACTCAAAGTTCTTGCAGGTCAACTTCAAAGTGTGGATGCCCCAGTTGATGAATCTGACCTTGTTCTCCAAACCCTAGCCGGTCTTATTGAACAGTATGAAACAGTACAGACCGTTATCCAAAACACCAAACCCCTACCTTCATTCCTTGAGGTTCGGTCTCAACTATGCATGAGCGAAACCACAAAGGCTAATCAAGCTCTCCATTCCTCCAACCAGGCTGCCACGTCCCTTCACACTCAAAGCCGCACCACCCCTCCACCCGCCACCCAACCTTCCCCTCCGGTTGACTTTCGGTCCGATTACTCCCGCGGTCGTGGCAGGTCTCGCGACCGTGGTCGTCGCCATGCCCCGTTCAACCAAACCACCAACCGCAGCCTCTCCTCTAACGCTGCCTACTCGCTCGCCCCACAACACCC GATCTCAAGAAAAAAAGCTCCTATCCTTCGATGCAATAGCTCGGGCGACCTCTACCCGCTGACCACCAACTTCATCAAGTCTCCTACCTCACCTATTGCTCTTGCTGCTATAACCCAAGAACGTTGGCATCAACGCCTTGGGCACCCGGGCACCAATTTCTTGCATTCGTTGAAGTCGTCTTCTTTTATTAATTTCA TGACTTATGGACATCACCAGTTTTAA
- the LOC110908856 gene encoding phosphatidate phosphatase PAH2 isoform X2, which produces MYAVGRLGSYISQGVYTVSGPFHPFGGAVDIVVVQQQDGSLKSSPWYVRFGKFQGVLKAKVRVVDINVNGVDAGFHMYLDPRGEAYFLREVDSEEAEAASSCSSKSVNYEFDRCNSARDVSNGALVSRTDSKRSRILGFVLGKRSMKEENGSNIGRKTSLETAEIAADLLEMKWSTNLSSRTDSGEIMGGRLEASLVLHEEHFVNTLEDSRVDHEVPPMEVDETVVTDDVSCVSKDIDESSRTQIDDTKEPEVGLITGQGSLKIISESYTEVATDQADASIEVSCQKIDDNLEKEVDETNEIRPLLESDGDFQVSEQYVEEQLIFGDLDDANPSINKIEHEVKHAGSESTSVMYSPDQLTVSTYQEHSKDDLEGLIGDIRKCPSNLDFSRSCEVPEAEDGRHAKSLPNMWCQFDDPVPDNHDDPQSDRSVGKLKASKWDLLRDDASRIKKANVGKELAPNADSLPNDLKDGSIASGGPPGIGDGGSGRWRMWPFRRLGSKNVSENGKKDSDVSAVAETNVDTVAETNVEKERCSPKSNKKQIRTLTPTPEQLASLNLAEGQNTVTFTFSTSVLGTQKVDARIYLWRWDTRIVISDVDGTITKSDVLGQFMPLVGRDWSHIGVTPLFSAIKENGYQMLYLSARAISQASITKQFLFNLKQDGKALPDGPVVISPDGLFPSLFREVIRRVPHEFKIACLEDIKVCFPSDRNPFYAGFGNRHTDEFSYLKVGIPKGKIFIINSKGEVVINRSIDSRSYSSLHSLVNRIFPPVSGHEEEDYNSWNFWKLPPPTIE; this is translated from the exons ATGTATGCTGTAGGGAGGTTAGGTAGCTATATTAGTCAAGGGGTTTATACGGTTTCTGGCCCGTTTCATCCGTTTGGCGGTGCGGTTGATATAGTTGTTGTGCAACAACAAGATGGTAGTTTGAAATCGTCTCCGTGGTACGTTAGGTTTGGGAAATTTCAAGGGGTTTTGAAGGCAAAAGTAAGAGTTGTGGACATTAATGTTAATGGGGTTGATGCTGGATTTCATATGTATTTGGATCCACGCGGAGAGGCATACTTTCTAAGAGAGGTTGATTCAGAAGAAGCAGAAGCAGCTTCCTCATGTTCGTCTAAAAGTGTGAATTATGAGTTTGATCGGTGTAATTCGGCTCGTGATGTGAGTAACGGTGCGCTTGTGTCTAGAACCGACTCGAAACGGTCTAGGATTTTGGGGTTTGTTCTAGGAAAGAGGTCCATGAAAGAAGAGAATGGTTCAAATATTGGTAGAAAGACGTCACTCGAAACTGCTGAGATTGCTGCCGATCTATTGGAAATGAAGTGGTCAACGAATCTTTCATCAAGAACTGATAGTGGTGAGATTATGGGTGGAAGATTGGAGGCAAGTTTGGTTTTGCATGAGGAACACTTTGTAAATACGTTGGAGGATTCGCGGGTTGATCATGAGGTGCCTCCCATGGAGGTTGATGAAACTGTGGTTACCGATGATGTTAGTTGTGTAAGTAAAGATATTGACGAGAGCTCAAGAACTCAGATAGATGATACTAAAGAACCAGAAGTGGGATTGATAACAGGTCAAGGGTCTTTAAAAATCATATCCGAAAGCTATACCGAAGTTGCAACTGATCAAGCGGATGCATCCATAGAAGTTTCATGTCAAAAGATAGACGATAATCTAGAAAAGGAAGTAGACGAAACGAATGAAATCAGACCCTTGTTGGAGTCAGATGGTGACTTTCAAGTATCTGAACAGTATGTGGAAGAACAGTTGATCTTTGGTGATCTTGATGATGCAAATCCAAGCATCAATAAGATCGAACATGAAGTCAAACATGCGGGGAGTGAGTCAACGAGTGTGATGTACAGTCCAGATCAACTTACAGTCAGTACCTATCAAGAACACTCCAAAGATGATCTTGAAGGGTTAATTGGTGATATTAGGAAGTGTCCAAGTAATTTGGATTTTTCTAGAAGTTGTGAAGTTCCCGAGGCCGAAGATGGTCGGCACGCAAAATCCCTTCCCAACATGTGGTGTCAGTTTGATGATCCCGTTCCAGATAATCACGATGATCCGCAATCTGACCGTTCTGTTGGCAAATTGAAAGCGTCAAAATGGGATTTGCTCAGGGACGATGCTTCAAGGATTAAAAAAGCAAACGTGGGGAAAGAATTAGCACCAAATGCAGATAGTTTGCCAAATGATCTTAAAGACGGTAGCATTGCTAGTG GTGGTCCTCCGGGCATTGGGGATGGTGGCAGTGGCAGGTGGAGAATGTGGCCATTTAGAAGATTGGGAAGTAAAAATGTTTCCGAGAACGGTAAAAAGGATTCTGATGTCAGTGCTGTAGCAGAAACTAATGTTGACACTGTAGCAGAAACTAATGTTGAAAAAGAACGCTGTTCGCCAAAATCTAACAAGAAGCAAATACGGACACTTACTCCGACTCCAGAGCAGCTAGCTTCTTTGAATCTAGCAGAAGGGCAAAACACAGTAACATTCACGTTTTCAACATCGGTGCTAGGGACTCAAAAG GTGGATGCGAGAATTTATTTGTGGAGGTGGGATACACGTATTGTGATCTCAGATGTTGATGGAACAATCACCAA ATCGGATGTTCTTGGACAATTCATGCCTTTGGTTGGTAGAGATTGGTCACATATTGGTGTAACACCTCTCTTTTCGGCAATTAAG GAaaatggatatcaaatgcttTATCTAAGTGCTCGGGCAATTTCTCAGGCATCTATTACTAAACAATTCTTGTTCAACCTTAAGCAG GATGGGAAGGCATTGCCTGATGGGCCTGTAGTTATTTCTCCTGACGGGCTCTTTCCTTCTCTTTTTCGTGAAG TTATAAGAAGAGTTCCACATGAGTTCAAAATTGCTTGCTTGGAG GATATCAAGGTTTGTTTTCCATCCGATAGGAATCCGTTCTATGCTGGTTTTGGAAATAGACACACAGATGAGTTTAGTTACCTAAAAGTCGGCATACCCAAGGGAAAAATCTTCATTATCAATTCTAAG GGTGAGGTTGTTATAAATCGAAGCATTGACTCAAGATCATATTCTTCACTCCATTCGCTTGTCAATCGCATTTTCCCCCCAGTATCTGGGCATGAAGAG GAGGATTATAACTCGTGGAACTTCTGGAAGCTTCCACCTCCGACCATCGAGTGA
- the LOC110908856 gene encoding phosphatidate phosphatase PAH2 isoform X1: protein MYAVGRLGSYISQGVYTVSGPFHPFGGAVDIVVVQQQDGSLKSSPWYVRFGKFQGVLKAKVRVVDINVNGVDAGFHMYLDPRGEAYFLREVDSEEAEAASSCSSKSVNYEFDRCNSARDVSNGALVSRTDSKRSRILGFVLGKRSMKEENGSNIGRKTSLETAEIAADLLEMKWSTNLSSRTDSGEIMGGRLEASLVLHEEHFVNTLEDSRVDHEVPPMEVDETVVTDDVSCVSKDIDESSRTQIDDTKEPEVGLITGQGSLKIISESYTEVATDQADASIEVSCQKIDDNLEKEVDETNEIRPLLESDGDFQVSEQYVEEQLIFGDLDDANPSINKIEHEVKHAGSESTSVMYSPDQLTVSTYQEHSKDDLEGLIGDIRKCPSNLDFSRSCEVPEAEDGRHAKSLPNMWCQFDDPVPDNHDDPQSDRSVGKLKASKWDLLRDDASRIKKANVGKELAPNADSLPNDLKDGSIASGGPPGIGDGGSGRWRMWPFRRLGSKNVSENGKKDSDVSAVAETNVDTVAETNVEKERCSPKSNKKQIRTLTPTPEQLASLNLAEGQNTVTFTFSTSVLGTQKVDARIYLWRWDTRIVISDVDGTITKSDVLGQFMPLVGRDWSHIGVTPLFSAIKENGYQMLYLSARAISQASITKQFLFNLKQDGKALPDGPVVISPDGLFPSLFREVIRRVPHEFKIACLEDIKVCFPSDRNPFYAGFGNRHTDEFSYLKVGIPKGKIFIINSKGEVVINRSIDSRSYSSLHSLVNRIFPPVSGHEEQEDYNSWNFWKLPPPTIE from the exons ATGTATGCTGTAGGGAGGTTAGGTAGCTATATTAGTCAAGGGGTTTATACGGTTTCTGGCCCGTTTCATCCGTTTGGCGGTGCGGTTGATATAGTTGTTGTGCAACAACAAGATGGTAGTTTGAAATCGTCTCCGTGGTACGTTAGGTTTGGGAAATTTCAAGGGGTTTTGAAGGCAAAAGTAAGAGTTGTGGACATTAATGTTAATGGGGTTGATGCTGGATTTCATATGTATTTGGATCCACGCGGAGAGGCATACTTTCTAAGAGAGGTTGATTCAGAAGAAGCAGAAGCAGCTTCCTCATGTTCGTCTAAAAGTGTGAATTATGAGTTTGATCGGTGTAATTCGGCTCGTGATGTGAGTAACGGTGCGCTTGTGTCTAGAACCGACTCGAAACGGTCTAGGATTTTGGGGTTTGTTCTAGGAAAGAGGTCCATGAAAGAAGAGAATGGTTCAAATATTGGTAGAAAGACGTCACTCGAAACTGCTGAGATTGCTGCCGATCTATTGGAAATGAAGTGGTCAACGAATCTTTCATCAAGAACTGATAGTGGTGAGATTATGGGTGGAAGATTGGAGGCAAGTTTGGTTTTGCATGAGGAACACTTTGTAAATACGTTGGAGGATTCGCGGGTTGATCATGAGGTGCCTCCCATGGAGGTTGATGAAACTGTGGTTACCGATGATGTTAGTTGTGTAAGTAAAGATATTGACGAGAGCTCAAGAACTCAGATAGATGATACTAAAGAACCAGAAGTGGGATTGATAACAGGTCAAGGGTCTTTAAAAATCATATCCGAAAGCTATACCGAAGTTGCAACTGATCAAGCGGATGCATCCATAGAAGTTTCATGTCAAAAGATAGACGATAATCTAGAAAAGGAAGTAGACGAAACGAATGAAATCAGACCCTTGTTGGAGTCAGATGGTGACTTTCAAGTATCTGAACAGTATGTGGAAGAACAGTTGATCTTTGGTGATCTTGATGATGCAAATCCAAGCATCAATAAGATCGAACATGAAGTCAAACATGCGGGGAGTGAGTCAACGAGTGTGATGTACAGTCCAGATCAACTTACAGTCAGTACCTATCAAGAACACTCCAAAGATGATCTTGAAGGGTTAATTGGTGATATTAGGAAGTGTCCAAGTAATTTGGATTTTTCTAGAAGTTGTGAAGTTCCCGAGGCCGAAGATGGTCGGCACGCAAAATCCCTTCCCAACATGTGGTGTCAGTTTGATGATCCCGTTCCAGATAATCACGATGATCCGCAATCTGACCGTTCTGTTGGCAAATTGAAAGCGTCAAAATGGGATTTGCTCAGGGACGATGCTTCAAGGATTAAAAAAGCAAACGTGGGGAAAGAATTAGCACCAAATGCAGATAGTTTGCCAAATGATCTTAAAGACGGTAGCATTGCTAGTG GTGGTCCTCCGGGCATTGGGGATGGTGGCAGTGGCAGGTGGAGAATGTGGCCATTTAGAAGATTGGGAAGTAAAAATGTTTCCGAGAACGGTAAAAAGGATTCTGATGTCAGTGCTGTAGCAGAAACTAATGTTGACACTGTAGCAGAAACTAATGTTGAAAAAGAACGCTGTTCGCCAAAATCTAACAAGAAGCAAATACGGACACTTACTCCGACTCCAGAGCAGCTAGCTTCTTTGAATCTAGCAGAAGGGCAAAACACAGTAACATTCACGTTTTCAACATCGGTGCTAGGGACTCAAAAG GTGGATGCGAGAATTTATTTGTGGAGGTGGGATACACGTATTGTGATCTCAGATGTTGATGGAACAATCACCAA ATCGGATGTTCTTGGACAATTCATGCCTTTGGTTGGTAGAGATTGGTCACATATTGGTGTAACACCTCTCTTTTCGGCAATTAAG GAaaatggatatcaaatgcttTATCTAAGTGCTCGGGCAATTTCTCAGGCATCTATTACTAAACAATTCTTGTTCAACCTTAAGCAG GATGGGAAGGCATTGCCTGATGGGCCTGTAGTTATTTCTCCTGACGGGCTCTTTCCTTCTCTTTTTCGTGAAG TTATAAGAAGAGTTCCACATGAGTTCAAAATTGCTTGCTTGGAG GATATCAAGGTTTGTTTTCCATCCGATAGGAATCCGTTCTATGCTGGTTTTGGAAATAGACACACAGATGAGTTTAGTTACCTAAAAGTCGGCATACCCAAGGGAAAAATCTTCATTATCAATTCTAAG GGTGAGGTTGTTATAAATCGAAGCATTGACTCAAGATCATATTCTTCACTCCATTCGCTTGTCAATCGCATTTTCCCCCCAGTATCTGGGCATGAAGAG CAGGAGGATTATAACTCGTGGAACTTCTGGAAGCTTCCACCTCCGACCATCGAGTGA